In a genomic window of Drosophila takahashii strain IR98-3 E-12201 chromosome 3L, DtakHiC1v2, whole genome shotgun sequence:
- the Cpr62Ba gene encoding cuticle protein 7, with the protein MAYGWGFVILWLLLLLQIAHTQRGPVEHIEFYNDYGKNHDEERLHYSHQYHISDSDSQVHILHREQRQGDHVSGSYSHLEPNGNIRSVHYEVRGPQRGFRAVVEQRTGNSRVHQALEFRSRQPIRALALAEPVAFVI; encoded by the exons ATGGCATATGGATGGGGATTCGTGATCctctggctgctgctgctgttacagattgcgcatacgcagcgtggcCCCGTCGAGCACATCGAGTTTTACAACGATTACGGCAAAAATCATGACGAGGAAAGG CTCCACTACTCGCATCAGTACCACATTTCCGATTCGGACAGTCAGGTGCACATCCTGCACCGGGAGCAGCGGCAGGGTGACCATGTCTCCGGGTCCTACTCCCACCTGGAGCCCAACGGGAACATCCGCAGCGTGCACTACGAGGTGCGGGGACCCCAGCGGGGATTCAGGGCCGTCGTAGAGCAGCGAACCGGGAACAGTCGGGTGCATCAGGCGCTGGAATTCCGGAGCAGGCAGCCGATCCGGGCTCTGGCCCTCGCCGAGCCTGTGGCATTTGTGATTTAA
- the Cpr62Bb gene encoding larval cuticle protein A2B, giving the protein MANFVCFVILSLALFASVAVAKPGYALDYYDHPKYAFNYGVADHSTGDVKSQHETRDGDVVKGQYSLVEPDGSIRTVDYTADSIHGFNAVVTKSGPTVHAQAVVANPIVAHKPILAHYEPQVVKHVAPVAHAPLVVASPAPYVAKHYAPAAAAPIHYDYDDGYYNQGQQYEYIPQYDQYNYGHYASPYAGHY; this is encoded by the exons atggcAAACTTCGTGTGCTTCGTTATCCTTTCGTTGGCTCTCTTCGCCAGTGTTGCTGTGGCCAAACCGGGATATGCCCTGGATTATTAT GACCATCCAAAATATGCCTTTAACTATGGAGTGGCCGATCACAGCACAGGAGATGTGAAGTCGCAGCATGAGACGCGAGATGGCGATGTGGTCAAGG GACAATACTCTCTGGTTGAGCCCGATGGTTCCATTCGCACTGTGGACTATACAGCGGACTCTATTCACGGTTTCAATGCCGTGGTGACCAAGTCAGGACCCACTGTTCATGCCCAGGCGGTGGTGGCCAATCCCATTGTGGCCCACAAGCCCATTTTGGCCCACTACGAACCGCAGGTGGTGAAGCACGTGGCTCCAGTGGCACACGCTCCCCTGGTGGTGGCCTCCCCGGCGCCTTATg TGGCCAAGCACTATGCTCCGGCGGCAGCTGCTCCCATCCACTACGACTATGATGATGGCTACTACAACCAGGGACAGCAGTACGAGTACATTCCCCAGTACGATCAGTACAACTACGGTCACTACGCGAGTCCCTATGCGGGTCACTACTGA
- the Cpr62Bc gene encoding cuticle protein 7, whose product MAFFKSLICLAVLSAASAGVLHGHGAGLYAAAPAIYAGHGHHDEGIDYHAYPKYHYNYGVADSHTGDVKSQHEVRDGDVVKGSYSLVEPDGSVRTVEYTADDHNGFNAVVHKTGPTVHHAAPAVVAHSAPALVAHAAPQVAYAPAVAHHVAAAPAVPYAGSLAHHAAAVPAYGYATHNAHAHVAHY is encoded by the exons ATGGCATTCTTCAAA TCCCTGATCTGCCTGGCCGTCCTGAGCGCCGCCTCCGCCGGAGTCCTCCACGGACATGGTGCTGGTCTCTACGCCGCCGCCCCGGCCATTTATGCCGGCCATGGTCATCATGACGAGGGAATCGATTACCAT GCCTACCCCAAGTACCACTACAACTACGGAGTGGCCGACTCCCACACCGGAGATGTGAAGTCGCAGCATGAGGTGCGCGATGGCGATGTGGTGAAGGGATCCTACTCCCTGGTGGAGCCCGATGGATCGGTGCGCACCGTCGAGTACACCGCCGATGATCACAATGGCTTCAACGCCGTCGTCCACAAGACCGGACCCACTGTCCATCATGCTGCTCCCGCCGTGGTGGCCCACTCCGCTCCTGCCCTGGTGGCCCATGCTGCTCCCCAGGTGGCCTATGCCCCGGCTGTTGCCCACCATGTGGCCGCCGCTCCTGCCGTTCCCTATGCCGGATCCCTGGCGCATCATGCCGCCGCCGTCCCCGCTTACGGTTATGCCACCCACAACGCCCACGCGCATGTGGCCCACTATTAA